The stretch of DNA CTGATATGATTAGTGCTTTTTCTACTTGATTTTGATATTTTTTTACTCATATTAATCTTCCTTTCTTTAAATAAAATTTGAACTATATCAATGTATTTAATAATTTATAATAACTACTTACTTTTATCATCATATTTTGTTGCCCATCTATGTTTATTTGAATAAATAATTATAGGAACTATTAAGGAGATAATAAAGCATATAATTAGCACAATTTGATATACTTGATTGTCTACAGTTGTTAATTTTGATGATGGGAAAAATGAAATAATTAAAGTTGCTATTGTAATAAGCAATCCTACTGTAGCAACAATTATTTTAAATACTTTTCCACCAGGAACTTGGAATGTACGTTTTAAATTAGATTTTTTCAATATTAAAACGAAATATCCTAAGAAGAATAATATATATCCAACCAAATAGATTACAACTGTAAGTCCTATTGCTGTTAAATAACCAACTGATGAATCAGAACCTCCTGCCAATGCTATAGAACCACATAGAACTGCATCCCAAATTGTTACTATAATTGCTTGAAGTATAACTGTTTTTACTGACACTCCATTTTTATTAGTTTTTGCAAAAGATGGAGGGAGAATCTTATCATTTGCAGCTTCTAAAAGCGCTCTGGATGGGCCAACGATCCAAGAAGATATTTCTGCTAATACACCAAGAGCTAATAGTATTGCAACTATTAAAACAAGCCAATTATATTGTGAACCAAAATGTTCTGTAAAGATTGCTTCAAATGCCTCAATAACTCCATAAGATAGATTACCATTTAATATTTTGTCTGGAAGAGTTGTAGCTATAGCAAGTCCGCCAAGAGCATCAAGTACAATTGTAAGTATAGTTAAAACAATCATAACTGAAGGATATGTTCTTGTCGGATTCTTAAGTTCGTTAACGTGAGATGCTGATGCCTCTACGCCCATATAACCGAGAATAAAAGAAGCAAAAATTACAAGAGTTCCCGTTTCCTTGAAATTTGGAATTAGAGTTTCTGTCGTAATCTTAATTTGAGAAACACCACCAGTACTAAAGTATGCAATTAAGCCAATGAAAAGTATAATAACAGGAAGAACTATTCCTCCAAGAAAACCAATCTTAGAAATTCTTTCTGTATATTTTGTTCCACCTAATTGTGTAAATGTTAGAACCCACACAATGATTGCAACTCCAAAAAACATAACCATTGGGTTATTGTAAAGTGCATCAAATTTAAATACGTATGCCAATGCTGCAAGTATAAAAAATGACATGGTAACAAATCCTACTGTTATTTGAAACCATTGAAAGAATAAAGCTGAAAATCCCCATCGTTTACCTAGAGTATTTCCAACCCATGAATAAATACCTCCAGATTCCCATCCTTCTACTGTTGCCATTTCTGCAGAGCATAATGCAACAGGCAAGAACCAAAAAAGTCCTCCGACAATTAGAAAGAATACAAGTTGAAAACCAGAACTAGCAAAAGACGGATATTCATATACCGTCATTACCATAGATGCTGTTATAGCAAAAAAACCAAAAAATCCTAGCTTATGCGCTGATTTGTTATTTGATTTTACTGATGATGTTGTCTTATTATTAGTCATAAAATTCCTCCTTTCATTCATCATAATCAAAATATCTTTTGGTGGTAATTTATACCATTGCTCTTTTTTTAAAAATATTAAAAGTATCAAAATTTAATTCAAAAAATCGAAGTAAATTTATAAAACTTTTATGTTAAATTATATATATGTAATATATTATGTAAAAAACTACTTAATTATTGTAATTATACCATATGAATATTATTAAATCAATTATTTTAAAATTTACATTTTGTTTGATTTGATTGGTGAAATAATGTAAATCATAATTGAGTATATTTATTAAAATAAGTTATTATCAATGATTTTAATTTTGTTAGCTAAATTTGGCAAAGGGTATATTTAAAATAATGTTACTAAAGTTGAAAAGAGGCGAACAGATATGAGTAGTGCTATGGAATATAAGAGTCATCAAAATTTCGATTTTTCTTTAGATGATAATATTTTGGATGAGAGAGAATCTTTTTCTCCAAAAGTTAAGGTAATTTATTTTTCACCTACAGGAACTACTAAAAAAATAATTAAGAATGTAATTAAAGGGATTGAGTCAAAACAAGTAGAGTATGTTGATTTAACAGAGGGTAATAGAATTTCAAAGAAAGAAAAAATTGACACTACTAAAGATGATTTAATTATTTTAGGGGCACCAGTTTATGGTGGATTTTTGTATAAAGAGTATAGAAATTATATAAAGAATATTGATTTTAATAATAAAGCTGTCGCTATAGTTTTACTATATGGAAATGCTGCAATTATGTTTGCTAAAAGAGAGATTGTTTCTATAGTAAAAAAGAATAATGGCAATGTTGTGGGTTATGGAGAGTTTGTTGGAGAACATTCTTTTTCAACAAAAGAACTACCTGTTGCTATAAATAGACCGAATGCAGAAGATATTAATATGGCAATTTCATTTGGAAAGGCTATAAGAGAGGAATTAAAAAATAATATAAAAAAGAATAAAAGCTTAAGCTTATTTGATAGATTTATAGGCAAAGTTGCTGATATAAAACCTGTACACACTGGGAGAAGAATATTTACTATTCCTAAAACTGATTATGAGCTTTGTGATAATTGTGGGGTTTGTATAAAAAAATGTCCTAAAGCTTGTATTGATAATCACATTATAACGGATAAAAAAGCTTGTATTGTATGCATGGCTTGTGTAAAGGCTTGTCATAAGAATGCTCGTATAAGCAAGGCAAAAAATCCATTGATAAAAATAGGATTGAAAAAAATTAATAGAAATAAAAATGAATCAAAGTTTGTTGTTTTTTAGAATTAATAGATTGTGTGTTTTAATTAAAAGAAATTAGATGGTAGAGATACTGTCTTTTTTGTTGTAAAAAATAATTTATTATTTTATGTATCTACGATACATTTAGTTTTGCTTGTTTGCAAGCAAAACTATGAGATTTCCGCAGTCGATTGTTACCAAATCAAAGATTTGGACAATTTTACATTGTACCAACTTTTTGCTGTTTAAAAATAAAATGAGATTTCTCCGCTACACTTCGTTTCGGTTGAAATGACGTATAAGGAGAAATCTTCGTTTAATGGCAAGACGTCAAAAGTAAATAAACTTTAAAAATATAAAAAATACCAAGTGTTTGAAAAAATTTTTTAATTATTAAAAAAATTATATGAAACTAAATATTTCACGTCATAGCAACTTGTAAAGTAATGCCCCCAACATGTCATCTCGAGCGTAGTCGAGAGATCTCCTAAAGCTCCAATAAAGATTAATATACATTTTTTATAAATTTTTCTAATTTGCAAGCAAAAAACTATTTGAGAGAGTGAGAAATCACTCTCTTTTTAATTTTTTATAGATTAGAATTGTAACAAGTGGTATAATATAATTAAATTTGTGAGAATGTAAGTAAAGTATAAGGTATAGGTATTGTAAGGTTATAATTAAGGATTTGTATTGGAGAGGTAAAATGACATATATTCATTCTGATGATAAAGTGATAGATGAGTTTATCCAAAAAAACATTAAGGATAGAAGTAGTATTAAAGCTGTATGTGAAGAACTATTTAATTGGTTTGATAAAAATGTAAAATACAGTAGATTAAACGCTCCGTTTTTTCCTTTGCAAAGAAGTGATTTAGACGTTATTTCAATGCAGGCTGGAACTTGCGGTGATTATTCAAATTTATTGGTTTCAGTATTTCAAAAATTAGGATATGAAGCAAAATATGCATATATACATAAAGATTGTTATGGAGATGAACAAGACCATATATGCGTTGCTGTACGAGATAATAATGAATGGATTCTAATAGAAGCAACATTACCATATAGAAAATGGCATGGTTTTAAGTGTCAACATCAAGAATATGAATTGTTATCACCTGATGATTTTGAAGATAAGATGAAAAAAGAAGAGGTCTACTGGATGAGTGTAGCAAACAAATATGGTAATGAGTTGCTTGCTGGTTTGTTATATGCTCCGTGGATTCACGAAGAAATTATCAAGCAATCAGATAGCATATTAGAAAGTGTATTTTTTCTACTTATATTAGATGAGCAAAAAAATAAAACGATATATGCATACTATAAAAAATATACAAAGGAATCTGGGACAATTCCTGTAATGTGTATTATATCTAATGGCACACAAAAATACCGTTTTTCTTGTAAAACTTCTACTAATATATGGGATAATGAGCAATGGAGTGAAGAATATCTCGAATCAGATATTCCAAGCAAATTTAACACAGATACATTATATGAATTAAAAAATTGTATATCAAAGGTCTTATTAGATATTGACAAAGTTTTGTTTAATCTATAGAGTTTAATAAATGCTTATTTGTTTAATTAAATATAATATTTTTGGGGGAAAGTATGAATATAGAATTATCACGATTTCGTGTCAGAAAAGGGAAGTCAGAAGTAGTAGATAAGTGGATGAATTTTTTAAATGAAAACATGGAGGAAGTATTACTTACTTTGGACGGAGAGAGAATGTATGTAGAAACTATTTTTAGAGAAAAATGTGATGATGAAGAGTATCTTTATTGGTATTCAATTCAGGGAGAAAATGGAATAAGAGTGGAAGAGTCTGATTCGTGGATAGATAAAAAGCATCTTGAGTATTGGGATGAATGTATAGATAAAAATTATCATGTTGAAATGTCAATGCAAGTTTCTATGATTCCTCATCATATAGCTAATTTGATGACGGATAATTCAATTGTTAGATAAAAAAAGTAGGAGTTTAAGGAGAAAAATATGGATAAAAAGACACTTTTAAATGAATGGTTACATGAGCAGGAAATTGCCCATATTAAGGGCTGGGATTTTTCTCATATTAGAGGAAGATATAGAGAAGAAGATAATCTCCCATGGGATTTTGGAAGCATTATAAAATATTATTTAAGAGAAAGTGATTATTTGTTGGATATGGAAACAGGTGGTGGAGAATTTCTTTTATCTTTTCTACTAAATCCTAAAAATACTTCAGCAATTGAAGGCTATGAGCCAAATATTAAGATATGTGAGGAGAGACTTATTCCTTTAGGAATAGATTTTAAACCAGCCGATGGTGGTGATGAACTTCCTTTTAAGGATAATTATTTTGATATTATTACAAATAGACATGGTGAATATAATATTAATGAGCTTAAAAGAGTTCTTAAAAGTGGAGGATTATTTCTTACACAACAGGTTGGGGCAGAAAATGACAGAGAATTAGTGGAACTTCTAATAGGAGATGTTGATGTTCCATTTCCTAAAGCTTATTTGAATATTTCAAAAGAAGAATTTATAGAAAATGGTTTTGAGATTGTTGAAGAAGCAGAAGCTTATAGACCGATAGAGTTTTATGATGTTGGTGCTCTAGTTTGGTTTGCAAGGATTATAGATTGGGAATTTCCTTATTTTGAAGTTGAAAAGTATAAAGAAAATCTTTTTAAAGCACAGGAAATTATTGAAAAAGAAGGAGTAATTAAAGGTAGAATTCACAGATATTATTTTGTTGCAAGAAAGAAATAGTTAAATTACAAATTTAGGAGGAATGAAAAATGTCTAAGTTATCTTTGAAATATCGTTTTTTAAAAGTAATTATTAAACTTATTGGAGTTAAAAGATATTTTAATAAAAGTGAAATAGAAATTATTTCAAACGCTAGAAAGAGAATGAAAAAGACAAAGATTCCAGTTCTTTCTCACGATGAAATCAATTATGAAATTAAAGAGTTTAATGGAGCGAAGGTTGTGTATATAACACATAAAAAGCCGACAAAAAAAGCTTGTCTATTTATAATAGGAGGGGGGATGATTATGCATCCAAGTAAGAATTCTATTAAAACAGCTTTAAGAGTGGCTCTTGAAAGTGGTCGCAATATGGTTATTCCATATTATCCGCTATGCATAAATCATACAATCGACGAAGTATATGAATGGATATATAGTTTATATAAGTCAATGCTTAATGAATATAATGTTTCAGATATTCTTGTTACAGGAAGTTCTTCAGGTGCAACTCTTGCATTAGGACTTGTATCATATATAAATATTTTAAAGAAAGATATTGAAGTTCCAAAGAGAATATATGCATCATCTCCAGGAGAATGTTTTAAAGATGAAGATTTGATAAAAAAGGGAGAAATTCTTGACAAAAAAGATATTTTATTGACTTTATCATTTGTTAAAATTTTTGGTAAAATTATGGCTCATGGAAAAGATATGCCAGAGTATATGCTGTATCTTGAAAAGGGTGATTATCACGGAGTAGAGGAAGTCTATCTTTCTTATGGAAGTGATGAAGTGCTTTATGCTGCATATGATACGATAAAAGATAAACTTGAGAATGATGGAGTTAAGGTGATTTCAGAAATAGGAGAAAATTTGTTTCACTGTTATCCGTTCTTTCCTATTGTAAAGGAAAGCAAGTCCGGTTGGAAAAATATGTTACAATATCACAAAACTAATGAATAAACGTATTTAGTATTTTGATAATTTAGAATTTAATGAAAGCAGAGAAATTATGGATAATAGAGATATTTTATATACTTTTTTTAAGGCTGAAAATGAGCGTAATTGGGAATTGTACAAACAATTTTTACATCCAGAAGTATGTTGGGAATTGTTCAGCAAAGAAAAGAAAAAAATTGTTGGAATAGAAAATTATATGAAAACTATAAAAAATGCATATCTAAATACGGATTCTAAGTTTTCGTGTATAGATATGCAGATTTCTAAAAGCGGAAATAGAATAGCCACTTATTTAGTAAATAATTTTGGTGTTCGTTCTTTGGATATTTTTGATTTTAAAGATGGAAAAATATATAGAGAATATGAGTTTATTTTAGATTGATAAATTAAAATTGTTAAATATAAAAAAATTACAGAATTTTTGACGGTAGATATACCGTCTTTTTTTGTGTATGAAATTAATTATGTTTTTTGTACTAATTCTTTACAAAATAGTGCAATTAATATATAATTATTGTAAGTTTATGTTTATTTTTTAGGAGGAAAAGAGAAATGGTAAGATTACGTTTTGCACCAAGTCCAACAGGATATTTACATATAGGAGGACTTAGGACTGCACTTTATAATTATTTATATGCTAAGCAAAATGGTGGAAAGTTTTTGCTTAGAATAGAAGATACTGATAGAACTAGATATGTTGAAGGAGCTATTGAAAATTTGATTCACGAACTTAAATGGGCAGGAGTTGAGGCAGATGAAGGAGTTTGTCTTGATGAAAACGGAAAGATTACAGAAGTTGGTGAATGTGGTCCATATATCCAATCTGAAAGAGTTGAAAAGGGAATTTACAATAAATATGCAGAAGAACTTATCGAAAGGGGATATGCTTATTATTGTTTCTGTAGCAAAGAAAGACTTGATGATGTAAAAAATCAACAAAAGGCTGATGGAAAAATTCCAAGATATGACGGACTTTGTAGAGGTGTTAGCATTGAAGATGCTAAAAAGAGAATTGCAAATGGCGAAAGTTATGTAATTAGATTAAAATTACCTGAAAATAGAGATATTGTTTTTGAAGATGTAATCAAAGGCAAAATTACAATAAATACAAATGATATGGACGATCAAGTTTTGATTAAGGCTGACGGTTTTCCAACTTATCATTTTGCAGTAGTTGTTGATGATCATTTAATGGGAATTACTCATATTGTAAGAGGAGATGAATGGATTTCATCAACTCCTAAACATATTTATCTTTATGAGGCTCTTGGTTTTGAAAAGCCTACTTTTGTTCATTTACCAACAGTTTTAAATAAGAGTGGCAAGAAATTATCTAAGAGAAATGATGATGCATCTGTTGAAGATTTTAGATTAAAAGGATATCTACCGGAAGCACTTATTAATTATCTTGCGCTTGTGGGTTGGAGCCCTGAAAGTAATGAAGAAATTTTATCTTTAGATGAAATGGTTAAACAATTCTCTTTTGATAGAGTTTCAAAATCAGGTGGAGTTTTTGATGTAGATAAATTAGACTGGGTTAATGCTCAATATATAAGAAAGATGGAAGTTTCAGAACTTGCAAAACTTGTTAAACCTTATTTAGTTAAAGCAGGTTTTATAAAGGAAGATATTTGTGAAAAAAGACTTGAACTTATTACGAAGACTTTTCAGGAATCTATTTCAAGACTTCCGGAAATTGTTGAACAATCAAGATTTTTATTTGAAGATGTTGCAGTTGAACCGGATGCTTTGAAAATGAGGAATGTAGAGCATATAGAAATTTTAAAAGAAAAAATGAAGGAGGAATTATCTCAAATCGAGGAAATGGATGAGGAAACTGCCAAAGGCTTTATGAAAAAAGTTCAAAAGGCATCAGGTTTTAAGGGCAAAGACTTGTATATGCCGGTTAGAGCATTGCTTACAGGTCAAGTTCATGGACCTGAACTTTCAAACATTTTAGAGATTTTAGGTAAAGGTGAAATTCTAAGAAGATTGGAATAGGAGGCGGAGGCTTATGAAAAATCTTAGAAATTTGGCAAAAAGAATTTTTGTTTTTTCTGCTGTATTACTTAGTCTATTTGTAATACCTTTCAATAATTCTTTTGCAGATACTTTTTACAAAAATACGATAAATGTTAGAATTAACAAAGATGGAAGTGCTGACATTGAAAGTATTATGGATTTTGAACCATCAAAAGGAACTGAATACTTTGTTCCTGTTAATAATTTAGGGAAAAGTGAAATAGTTAATTTCAAAGTTTCGGAAATTAAAAATGGAAAAGAAGTTCCTTATGAAAGTTTAGAATCTTGGAATACAAAGAAAACAAGAGAAGAAAAGGCTAAAAAATCAGGAGTTGTAAAGACTGATAAAGGTTATGAACTTTGTTTCGGATTTGGAGAATATCAGAGAAAAACTTTTATTTTAAGATATAGAGTTACTAATTTCATAAAACTTTTAAAAGATTCTGATATGATTTATTGGCAATTTGTAAACAAAGGATTAAGTGCTGCTCCCGGCGAAGTTAAACTTACTATCACAAAAGGAGAAGGAAGTTTTGACAATACAAACTCTAAGATTTGGGCTTTCGGGAACAAAGGAACAATAGAATTTTCGGATGGCAAAATAGTTTTTAATAGTTTGACTGGACTTACAAGTTCTAATTATGTTACGGTTTTGGTTCAATTAAACAAAGGGGATATCACTTCCGGAGAAACTATAGATAAAGATTTTTCATATTATAAAGATTTAGCATTTAAAGGCTCCGATTATACTAAAAAAGCCGATAAAAAAAGTAGTAATAAGATTTTTTATGTTGCAGGAGGTATAATTGTTGCCATTGTTGTTCTTGTTAAAATATTTGGCAAGAAAAAGAGCAATGGATATCAAAAAGGAGACTTTAAAGGAGAATATTACAGAGATATTCCTGAAAAAGAATGGTGGAAATTGTCCGATATTTTAGAAGATATAGGTTTCGATGGTCAAGAATCGATAATTAGAGCATATTTTCTAAAATGGATACAAGAAAAAATATTAATACCTGTAACTGAAGAAAAGGGACTTATTTTTAAAAAAGACACATTGGCTTTGAAAATAAAGAGCGGTTTTAACAATGATTTCGAAGAAAAAGTAGAGAGAAAACTATTTGCTATGTTTGCAGGTGCTGCTGGAGCTGATGGAATCTTACAAGAAAATGAGTTTTCTGATTATTTGGAAGATACGGATAATCAAGAAGAATTTGAATCAATAGAAGAAGATTTAGAAGAACTATCCAATGAATATGCAAGTAAAAATGATCTTTTTGAAAAAAGTAGTAAAGGCAAATATTCTCATACTTATAGTGAAAAAGGTAAAGAATTTACCGCAAAATTAGTAAAAAATTATAATTATTTGAAAGATTTTTCATTATTGAGTGAGAGAGAAATTTCAGAGATAAAAGTTTGGAAAAACTTGTTAATTTATGCAACGCTTTATGATGTTGCAGATGAAGTTGAAAAACAATTAAAGAAATTATCTCCGGAATTTTTGAGAAATATAGATATGGATGTAGAATCATTGCATACAGCAGTTATTTATTCTAATGCATTCTCTAATGATTTCGTGGATGCTTATTCAAGAAGTGTTGAAGAGGCTTCTGATGGAGGTGGAGGCTTTACCAGCATCGGCGGTGGAGATGATTCCTTCGGTGGCGGTGACGACGGTGGAACCAGATAAGGTAGTATAACAAATACTATATAAATAAAATTAGAAGTATCAAAATTTGTAAAACTTGTTAAGTCTTATTTGACGAATACAAGTTTTGCAAATAATATATCTTAAGAAGGTTGGTATAGAGAGCTTATGAAAAATCTTAGAAATTTTGTAAAAAAATTTTTTATATTTTCGCTTATACTATTAGGCTTTTTGGCAATACGGTCCAATAATTCTTTTGCAGATACATTTTATAAAAATGATATTAAAGTTAGAATTAACAAGGATGGAAGCGCTGATATTGAAAGTATTATGGATTTTCAGCCATCAAAAGGTACTGAATACTATATTCCTATAGGAAATCTTGGAACAAGTAAAATAGTTAATTTTAAGGTTTCTGAAATACAAAACGGGAAAGAAATTCCCTATGAAAGTTTAGAAAATTGGAATACAAAAAAGAGCAGACAGGAAAAATCCGGCAAATCAGGAGTTTTAAAAACTTCAAATGGTTATGAACTCTGTTTTGGATTTGGAGAATATCAAAGGAAGACTTTTGTATTAAGATACAGGGTAACAAATTTTATAAAACTTTTAAATGATTCAGATATGATTTTTTGGAAATTTGTAAATGACGGACTAAGTGCCGCTCCAAAAGAAGTTAAGATTACTATTTCTAAGGAGGAAGGAAAGTTTGATAATACGAATTCTAAAATTTGGGCTTTCGGGAACAAAGGAACAATAGAATTTTCGGATGGCAAAATAGTTTTTAATAGTTTGACTGGACTTACAAGTTCTAATTATGTTACGGTTTTGGTTCAATTAAATAAAGGTGAAATTACTTCCGGAGAAAGAATAAATAAAGATTTTTCATATTATCAAGATATGGCATTTAAAGGGTCAAGTTATGATAAAAATTATAAAAAAAATACAAGCTCAAAAGATCGTCAAAGAATTTCTAGACTTGCAATACAATTTATTATAATTCTTTTTGCCGGAATGTTTGGAACTTCTGCAGTTGTTTCTGCAAATAAGAAGATTAAAGGTGGAAACAAAAAGGGAGATTTTAAAGGAGAATATTATAGAAATATCCCTGAAAAAGAATGGTGGAGATTATCCTTCATTTTGAAATGCGCCGGCTTTGATGGAGCAGAATCGATAATTAGAGCATATTTTTTGAAATGGATACAAGCTAAGCTTTTGATACCTATGACCGAAGAAAAGGGATTTATTTTTAAGAAAGAAATTTTATCTTTAAAAATTAATAATAAATTAGAATACGATTTTGAAACTACAACAGAGAGAAAATTATTCACTATGGTTGTTAAAGCAGCCAGAGATGATGAAATTCTACAGGAAAATGAATTTTCAAACTATCTTAAAAAGACGAGCAATCAAACATCTTTTAAGTCTTTACAGGAAACATTAAAACAAGACTCTTTAAGTTATGCAAGAGAGCATAACCTGCTTAATACTAGTGATAGAGGAAAGTGGACATACAGATATAATGAAAATGGTAAAAAGTTTACTGAAAATTTGATAAAATATTATAATTATTTGAAAGATTTTTCACTGTTGAGTGAAAGAGAAATTTCTGAAATAAAAGTTTGGAAAGACTTATTGATTTATGCAACACTTTATGATGTTGCAGATGAAGTTGAAAAACAATTAAAGAAACTTTCTCCGGAATTTTTAGAAAATTATGATGTA from Parvimonas micra encodes:
- a CDS encoding amino acid permease, coding for MTNNKTTSSVKSNNKSAHKLGFFGFFAITASMVMTVYEYPSFASSGFQLVFFLIVGGLFWFLPVALCSAEMATVEGWESGGIYSWVGNTLGKRWGFSALFFQWFQITVGFVTMSFFILAALAYVFKFDALYNNPMVMFFGVAIIVWVLTFTQLGGTKYTERISKIGFLGGIVLPVIILFIGLIAYFSTGGVSQIKITTETLIPNFKETGTLVIFASFILGYMGVEASASHVNELKNPTRTYPSVMIVLTILTIVLDALGGLAIATTLPDKILNGNLSYGVIEAFEAIFTEHFGSQYNWLVLIVAILLALGVLAEISSWIVGPSRALLEAANDKILPPSFAKTNKNGVSVKTVILQAIIVTIWDAVLCGSIALAGGSDSSVGYLTAIGLTVVIYLVGYILFFLGYFVLILKKSNLKRTFQVPGGKVFKIIVATVGLLITIATLIISFFPSSKLTTVDNQVYQIVLIICFIISLIVPIIIYSNKHRWATKYDDKSK
- a CDS encoding flavodoxin domain-containing protein yields the protein MSSAMEYKSHQNFDFSLDDNILDERESFSPKVKVIYFSPTGTTKKIIKNVIKGIESKQVEYVDLTEGNRISKKEKIDTTKDDLIILGAPVYGGFLYKEYRNYIKNIDFNNKAVAIVLLYGNAAIMFAKREIVSIVKKNNGNVVGYGEFVGEHSFSTKELPVAINRPNAEDINMAISFGKAIREELKNNIKKNKSLSLFDRFIGKVADIKPVHTGRRIFTIPKTDYELCDNCGVCIKKCPKACIDNHIITDKKACIVCMACVKACHKNARISKAKNPLIKIGLKKINRNKNESKFVVF
- a CDS encoding transglutaminase-like domain-containing protein, with protein sequence MTYIHSDDKVIDEFIQKNIKDRSSIKAVCEELFNWFDKNVKYSRLNAPFFPLQRSDLDVISMQAGTCGDYSNLLVSVFQKLGYEAKYAYIHKDCYGDEQDHICVAVRDNNEWILIEATLPYRKWHGFKCQHQEYELLSPDDFEDKMKKEEVYWMSVANKYGNELLAGLLYAPWIHEEIIKQSDSILESVFFLLILDEQKNKTIYAYYKKYTKESGTIPVMCIISNGTQKYRFSCKTSTNIWDNEQWSEEYLESDIPSKFNTDTLYELKNCISKVLLDIDKVLFNL
- a CDS encoding DUF6176 family protein; protein product: MNIELSRFRVRKGKSEVVDKWMNFLNENMEEVLLTLDGERMYVETIFREKCDDEEYLYWYSIQGENGIRVEESDSWIDKKHLEYWDECIDKNYHVEMSMQVSMIPHHIANLMTDNSIVR
- a CDS encoding class I SAM-dependent methyltransferase, with protein sequence MDKKTLLNEWLHEQEIAHIKGWDFSHIRGRYREEDNLPWDFGSIIKYYLRESDYLLDMETGGGEFLLSFLLNPKNTSAIEGYEPNIKICEERLIPLGIDFKPADGGDELPFKDNYFDIITNRHGEYNINELKRVLKSGGLFLTQQVGAENDRELVELLIGDVDVPFPKAYLNISKEEFIENGFEIVEEAEAYRPIEFYDVGALVWFARIIDWEFPYFEVEKYKENLFKAQEIIEKEGVIKGRIHRYYFVARKK
- a CDS encoding alpha/beta hydrolase fold domain-containing protein, whose translation is MSKLSLKYRFLKVIIKLIGVKRYFNKSEIEIISNARKRMKKTKIPVLSHDEINYEIKEFNGAKVVYITHKKPTKKACLFIIGGGMIMHPSKNSIKTALRVALESGRNMVIPYYPLCINHTIDEVYEWIYSLYKSMLNEYNVSDILVTGSSSGATLALGLVSYINILKKDIEVPKRIYASSPGECFKDEDLIKKGEILDKKDILLTLSFVKIFGKIMAHGKDMPEYMLYLEKGDYHGVEEVYLSYGSDEVLYAAYDTIKDKLENDGVKVISEIGENLFHCYPFFPIVKESKSGWKNMLQYHKTNE
- a CDS encoding nuclear transport factor 2 family protein; amino-acid sequence: MDNRDILYTFFKAENERNWELYKQFLHPEVCWELFSKEKKKIVGIENYMKTIKNAYLNTDSKFSCIDMQISKSGNRIATYLVNNFGVRSLDIFDFKDGKIYREYEFILD
- the gltX gene encoding glutamate--tRNA ligase, whose translation is MVRLRFAPSPTGYLHIGGLRTALYNYLYAKQNGGKFLLRIEDTDRTRYVEGAIENLIHELKWAGVEADEGVCLDENGKITEVGECGPYIQSERVEKGIYNKYAEELIERGYAYYCFCSKERLDDVKNQQKADGKIPRYDGLCRGVSIEDAKKRIANGESYVIRLKLPENRDIVFEDVIKGKITINTNDMDDQVLIKADGFPTYHFAVVVDDHLMGITHIVRGDEWISSTPKHIYLYEALGFEKPTFVHLPTVLNKSGKKLSKRNDDASVEDFRLKGYLPEALINYLALVGWSPESNEEILSLDEMVKQFSFDRVSKSGGVFDVDKLDWVNAQYIRKMEVSELAKLVKPYLVKAGFIKEDICEKRLELITKTFQESISRLPEIVEQSRFLFEDVAVEPDALKMRNVEHIEILKEKMKEELSQIEEMDEETAKGFMKKVQKASGFKGKDLYMPVRALLTGQVHGPELSNILEILGKGEILRRLE
- a CDS encoding DUF2207 family protein, with protein sequence MKNLRNLAKRIFVFSAVLLSLFVIPFNNSFADTFYKNTINVRINKDGSADIESIMDFEPSKGTEYFVPVNNLGKSEIVNFKVSEIKNGKEVPYESLESWNTKKTREEKAKKSGVVKTDKGYELCFGFGEYQRKTFILRYRVTNFIKLLKDSDMIYWQFVNKGLSAAPGEVKLTITKGEGSFDNTNSKIWAFGNKGTIEFSDGKIVFNSLTGLTSSNYVTVLVQLNKGDITSGETIDKDFSYYKDLAFKGSDYTKKADKKSSNKIFYVAGGIIVAIVVLVKIFGKKKSNGYQKGDFKGEYYRDIPEKEWWKLSDILEDIGFDGQESIIRAYFLKWIQEKILIPVTEEKGLIFKKDTLALKIKSGFNNDFEEKVERKLFAMFAGAAGADGILQENEFSDYLEDTDNQEEFESIEEDLEELSNEYASKNDLFEKSSKGKYSHTYSEKGKEFTAKLVKNYNYLKDFSLLSEREISEIKVWKNLLIYATLYDVADEVEKQLKKLSPEFLRNIDMDVESLHTAVIYSNAFSNDFVDAYSRSVEEASDGGGGFTSIGGGDDSFGGGDDGGTR
- a CDS encoding DUF2207 domain-containing protein, with translation MKNLRNFVKKFFIFSLILLGFLAIRSNNSFADTFYKNDIKVRINKDGSADIESIMDFQPSKGTEYYIPIGNLGTSKIVNFKVSEIQNGKEIPYESLENWNTKKSRQEKSGKSGVLKTSNGYELCFGFGEYQRKTFVLRYRVTNFIKLLNDSDMIFWKFVNDGLSAAPKEVKITISKEEGKFDNTNSKIWAFGNKGTIEFSDGKIVFNSLTGLTSSNYVTVLVQLNKGEITSGERINKDFSYYQDMAFKGSSYDKNYKKNTSSKDRQRISRLAIQFIIILFAGMFGTSAVVSANKKIKGGNKKGDFKGEYYRNIPEKEWWRLSFILKCAGFDGAESIIRAYFLKWIQAKLLIPMTEEKGFIFKKEILSLKINNKLEYDFETTTERKLFTMVVKAARDDEILQENEFSNYLKKTSNQTSFKSLQETLKQDSLSYAREHNLLNTSDRGKWTYRYNENGKKFTENLIKYYNYLKDFSLLSEREISEIKVWKDLLIYATLYDVADEVEKQLKKLSPEFLENYDVDIYSLHTAMIYSHVFSNNFLDAYSKSVQSSSGGGGGFTSIGGGGGSFGGGSGGGTR